A single Macaca mulatta isolate MMU2019108-1 chromosome 15, T2T-MMU8v2.0, whole genome shotgun sequence DNA region contains:
- the ZFP37 gene encoding zinc finger protein 37 homolog isoform X4, whose translation MRNRTGFRLALIASLLHPEWKQLDPAQRNVYHDVMLENYSNQASMGYQAPKPDLISKLEKGEAPWLGKGKRPSQGCPSKIARSKQKETDGKVEQDDDQLENNQKSQNKLLREVVVKKKTQTKENGSDCGSLGKKNNLHTKHIPSKKRLLKFESHGKILKQNLDLPDHSRNCVKRKSDAAKEHKKSFNHSLSDTRKGKKQTGKKHEKLSNHSSSDKCNKTGKKHDKLCCHSSSHIKQDKIQTREKHKKSSSLSSSTKHEKPQACMKPYECNQCGKVLSHKQGLIDHQRIHTGEKPYECNECGIAFSQKSHLVVHQRTHTGEKPYECIECGKAHGHKHALTDHLRIHTGEKPYECAECGKTFRHSSNLIQHVRSHTGEKPYECKECGKSFRYNSSLTEHVRTHTGEIPYECNECGKAFKYSSSLTKHMRIHTGEKPFECNECGKAFSKKSHLIIHQRTHTKEKPYKCNECGKAFGHSSSLTYHMRTHTGESPFECNQCGKAFKQIEGLTQHQRVHTGEKPYECNECGKAFSQKSHLIVHQRTHTGEKPYECNECEKAFNAKSQLVIHQRSHTGEKPYECNECGKTFKQNASLTKHVKTHSKAKSHE comes from the exons ATGCGTAACCGAACCGGGTTCCGGCTCGCTCTGATTGCATCACTCCTGCACCCT GAATGGAAGCAACTGGATCCTGCTCAGAGGAACGTGTATCATgatgtgatgctggagaactaCAGCAACCAAGCCTCAATGG GGTATCAAGCTCCCAAACCAGACTTGATCTCCAAGTTGGAAAAAGGAGAAGCACCATGGTTGGGGAAGGGAAAAAGACCCAGTCAAGGTTGTCCAAGTAAAATAGCAAGATCCAAGCAAAAAGAAACTGATGGAA AAGTCGAGCAAGATGATGACCAGCTTGAAAATAACCAGAAATCTCAAAACAAACTCCTCAGGGAAGTTGTAgtcaaaaagaaaactcaaactaAGGAGAATGGCAGTGACTGTGgttcactggggaaaaaaaataatttgcatacAAAACATATTCCTTCAAAGAAAAGGCTTCTTAAATTTGAGTCACATGGAAAAATTTTGAAACAGAATTTAGATTTACCTGATCACTCAAGAAACTGTGTAAAAAGGAAATCTGATGCAGCTAAAGAACACAAGAAGTCATTCAACCACAGCTTATCTGATACAAGGAAAGGCAAAAAgcaaactggaaagaaacatGAGAAATTATCCAACCATAGCTCATCTGATAAGTGTAACAAAACTGGCAAAAAACATGACAAATTATGCTGTCATAGCTCATCCCATATTAAACAGGACAAAATTCAAACTAGAGAGAAACATAAGAAATCATCCAGCCTTAGCTCATCTACTAAGCATGAAAAACCTCAAGCTTGTatgaaaccctatgaatgtaatcAATGTGGGAAGGTTCTCAGCCATAAACAAGGACTCATTGaccatcagagaattcatactggggagaaaccatatgaatgtaatgaatgtgggatAGCCTTTAGCCAAAAGTCACACCTTGTTgtacatcagagaactcacaccgGAGAAAAACCATATGAATGTATTGAGTGTGGCAAAGCCCATGGTCATAAACATGCACTCACTGACCATctaagaattcatactggagaaaagccCTATGAATGTGCTGAATGTGGGAAAACCTTCAGACACAGCTCAAACCTTATTCAACATGTGAGATCTCACACAGGTGAGAAGCcatatgaatgtaaggaatgtgggaagtcTTTTAGGTATAACTCATCTCTTACCGAACATGTGAGAACACATACAGGTGAAATACCATATGAATGCaatgaatgtggaaaagcctttaaGTATAGCTCATCCCTTACTAAACACATGAGAATTCATACAGGTGAGAAACCCTttgaatgtaatgaatgtgggaaagccttcagcaAGAAGTCACACCTCATTATACATCAAAGAACTCATACTAAGGAGAAACCTTATAAATGTAATGAGTGTGGAAAAGCCTTTGGACATAGCTCATCTCTTACTTACCATATGAGAACTCATACAGGTGAAAGTCCCTTTGAATGTAAtcaatgtgggaaagcctttaaaCAAATTGAAGGCCTTACTCAGCATCAGagagttcatactggagagaaaccgtatgagtgtaatgaatgtgggaaagcctttagcCAAAAGTCTCACCTCATTGTACATCAGAGAACTCATACTGGggagaaaccttatgaatgtaatgaatgtgaAAAAGCCTTTAATGCAAAGTCACAGCTTGTTATACATCAGCGAtcccacactggagagaaaccctatgaatgtaatgaatgtgggaaaactTTCAAACAAAATGCATCCCTAACCAAACATGTGAAAACTCATTCAAAAGCGAAATCTCACGAGTGA
- the ZFP37 gene encoding zinc finger protein 37 homolog isoform X3 yields the protein MRNRTGFRLALIASLLHPKEWKQLDPAQRNVYHDVMLENYSNQASMGYQAPKPDLISKLEKGEAPWLGKGKRPSQGCPSKIARSKQKETDGKVEQDDDQLENNQKSQNKLLREVVVKKKTQTKENGSDCGSLGKKNNLHTKHIPSKKRLLKFESHGKILKQNLDLPDHSRNCVKRKSDAAKEHKKSFNHSLSDTRKGKKQTGKKHEKLSNHSSSDKCNKTGKKHDKLCCHSSSHIKQDKIQTREKHKKSSSLSSSTKHEKPQACMKPYECNQCGKVLSHKQGLIDHQRIHTGEKPYECNECGIAFSQKSHLVVHQRTHTGEKPYECIECGKAHGHKHALTDHLRIHTGEKPYECAECGKTFRHSSNLIQHVRSHTGEKPYECKECGKSFRYNSSLTEHVRTHTGEIPYECNECGKAFKYSSSLTKHMRIHTGEKPFECNECGKAFSKKSHLIIHQRTHTKEKPYKCNECGKAFGHSSSLTYHMRTHTGESPFECNQCGKAFKQIEGLTQHQRVHTGEKPYECNECGKAFSQKSHLIVHQRTHTGEKPYECNECEKAFNAKSQLVIHQRSHTGEKPYECNECGKTFKQNASLTKHVKTHSKAKSHE from the exons ATGCGTAACCGAACCGGGTTCCGGCTCGCTCTGATTGCATCACTCCTGCACCCT AAGGAATGGAAGCAACTGGATCCTGCTCAGAGGAACGTGTATCATgatgtgatgctggagaactaCAGCAACCAAGCCTCAATGG GGTATCAAGCTCCCAAACCAGACTTGATCTCCAAGTTGGAAAAAGGAGAAGCACCATGGTTGGGGAAGGGAAAAAGACCCAGTCAAGGTTGTCCAAGTAAAATAGCAAGATCCAAGCAAAAAGAAACTGATGGAA AAGTCGAGCAAGATGATGACCAGCTTGAAAATAACCAGAAATCTCAAAACAAACTCCTCAGGGAAGTTGTAgtcaaaaagaaaactcaaactaAGGAGAATGGCAGTGACTGTGgttcactggggaaaaaaaataatttgcatacAAAACATATTCCTTCAAAGAAAAGGCTTCTTAAATTTGAGTCACATGGAAAAATTTTGAAACAGAATTTAGATTTACCTGATCACTCAAGAAACTGTGTAAAAAGGAAATCTGATGCAGCTAAAGAACACAAGAAGTCATTCAACCACAGCTTATCTGATACAAGGAAAGGCAAAAAgcaaactggaaagaaacatGAGAAATTATCCAACCATAGCTCATCTGATAAGTGTAACAAAACTGGCAAAAAACATGACAAATTATGCTGTCATAGCTCATCCCATATTAAACAGGACAAAATTCAAACTAGAGAGAAACATAAGAAATCATCCAGCCTTAGCTCATCTACTAAGCATGAAAAACCTCAAGCTTGTatgaaaccctatgaatgtaatcAATGTGGGAAGGTTCTCAGCCATAAACAAGGACTCATTGaccatcagagaattcatactggggagaaaccatatgaatgtaatgaatgtgggatAGCCTTTAGCCAAAAGTCACACCTTGTTgtacatcagagaactcacaccgGAGAAAAACCATATGAATGTATTGAGTGTGGCAAAGCCCATGGTCATAAACATGCACTCACTGACCATctaagaattcatactggagaaaagccCTATGAATGTGCTGAATGTGGGAAAACCTTCAGACACAGCTCAAACCTTATTCAACATGTGAGATCTCACACAGGTGAGAAGCcatatgaatgtaaggaatgtgggaagtcTTTTAGGTATAACTCATCTCTTACCGAACATGTGAGAACACATACAGGTGAAATACCATATGAATGCaatgaatgtggaaaagcctttaaGTATAGCTCATCCCTTACTAAACACATGAGAATTCATACAGGTGAGAAACCCTttgaatgtaatgaatgtgggaaagccttcagcaAGAAGTCACACCTCATTATACATCAAAGAACTCATACTAAGGAGAAACCTTATAAATGTAATGAGTGTGGAAAAGCCTTTGGACATAGCTCATCTCTTACTTACCATATGAGAACTCATACAGGTGAAAGTCCCTTTGAATGTAAtcaatgtgggaaagcctttaaaCAAATTGAAGGCCTTACTCAGCATCAGagagttcatactggagagaaaccgtatgagtgtaatgaatgtgggaaagcctttagcCAAAAGTCTCACCTCATTGTACATCAGAGAACTCATACTGGggagaaaccttatgaatgtaatgaatgtgaAAAAGCCTTTAATGCAAAGTCACAGCTTGTTATACATCAGCGAtcccacactggagagaaaccctatgaatgtaatgaatgtgggaaaactTTCAAACAAAATGCATCCCTAACCAAACATGTGAAAACTCATTCAAAAGCGAAATCTCACGAGTGA
- the ZFP37 gene encoding zinc finger protein 37 homolog isoform X2 — protein MSVSSGYRILTKPESVDRRRSAGTIKEAGRPLEMAVSEPETSAAEWKQLDPAQRNVYHDVMLENYSNQASMGYQAPKPDLISKLEKGEAPWLGKGKRPSQGCPSKIARSKQKETDGKVEQDDDQLENNQKSQNKLLREVVVKKKTQTKENGSDCGSLGKKNNLHTKHIPSKKRLLKFESHGKILKQNLDLPDHSRNCVKRKSDAAKEHKKSFNHSLSDTRKGKKQTGKKHEKLSNHSSSDKCNKTGKKHDKLCCHSSSHIKQDKIQTREKHKKSSSLSSSTKHEKPQACMKPYECNQCGKVLSHKQGLIDHQRIHTGEKPYECNECGIAFSQKSHLVVHQRTHTGEKPYECIECGKAHGHKHALTDHLRIHTGEKPYECAECGKTFRHSSNLIQHVRSHTGEKPYECKECGKSFRYNSSLTEHVRTHTGEIPYECNECGKAFKYSSSLTKHMRIHTGEKPFECNECGKAFSKKSHLIIHQRTHTKEKPYKCNECGKAFGHSSSLTYHMRTHTGESPFECNQCGKAFKQIEGLTQHQRVHTGEKPYECNECGKAFSQKSHLIVHQRTHTGEKPYECNECEKAFNAKSQLVIHQRSHTGEKPYECNECGKTFKQNASLTKHVKTHSKAKSHE, from the exons ATGTCGGTCTCCAGCGGCTACCGGATTCTGACAAAGCCAGAGTCCGTGGACCGGAGGAGAAGTGCGGGAACGATCAAAGAGGCCGGGCGACCACTGGAGATGGCTGTGTCCGAGCCCGAGACCAGCGCCGCG GAATGGAAGCAACTGGATCCTGCTCAGAGGAACGTGTATCATgatgtgatgctggagaactaCAGCAACCAAGCCTCAATGG GGTATCAAGCTCCCAAACCAGACTTGATCTCCAAGTTGGAAAAAGGAGAAGCACCATGGTTGGGGAAGGGAAAAAGACCCAGTCAAGGTTGTCCAAGTAAAATAGCAAGATCCAAGCAAAAAGAAACTGATGGAA AAGTCGAGCAAGATGATGACCAGCTTGAAAATAACCAGAAATCTCAAAACAAACTCCTCAGGGAAGTTGTAgtcaaaaagaaaactcaaactaAGGAGAATGGCAGTGACTGTGgttcactggggaaaaaaaataatttgcatacAAAACATATTCCTTCAAAGAAAAGGCTTCTTAAATTTGAGTCACATGGAAAAATTTTGAAACAGAATTTAGATTTACCTGATCACTCAAGAAACTGTGTAAAAAGGAAATCTGATGCAGCTAAAGAACACAAGAAGTCATTCAACCACAGCTTATCTGATACAAGGAAAGGCAAAAAgcaaactggaaagaaacatGAGAAATTATCCAACCATAGCTCATCTGATAAGTGTAACAAAACTGGCAAAAAACATGACAAATTATGCTGTCATAGCTCATCCCATATTAAACAGGACAAAATTCAAACTAGAGAGAAACATAAGAAATCATCCAGCCTTAGCTCATCTACTAAGCATGAAAAACCTCAAGCTTGTatgaaaccctatgaatgtaatcAATGTGGGAAGGTTCTCAGCCATAAACAAGGACTCATTGaccatcagagaattcatactggggagaaaccatatgaatgtaatgaatgtgggatAGCCTTTAGCCAAAAGTCACACCTTGTTgtacatcagagaactcacaccgGAGAAAAACCATATGAATGTATTGAGTGTGGCAAAGCCCATGGTCATAAACATGCACTCACTGACCATctaagaattcatactggagaaaagccCTATGAATGTGCTGAATGTGGGAAAACCTTCAGACACAGCTCAAACCTTATTCAACATGTGAGATCTCACACAGGTGAGAAGCcatatgaatgtaaggaatgtgggaagtcTTTTAGGTATAACTCATCTCTTACCGAACATGTGAGAACACATACAGGTGAAATACCATATGAATGCaatgaatgtggaaaagcctttaaGTATAGCTCATCCCTTACTAAACACATGAGAATTCATACAGGTGAGAAACCCTttgaatgtaatgaatgtgggaaagccttcagcaAGAAGTCACACCTCATTATACATCAAAGAACTCATACTAAGGAGAAACCTTATAAATGTAATGAGTGTGGAAAAGCCTTTGGACATAGCTCATCTCTTACTTACCATATGAGAACTCATACAGGTGAAAGTCCCTTTGAATGTAAtcaatgtgggaaagcctttaaaCAAATTGAAGGCCTTACTCAGCATCAGagagttcatactggagagaaaccgtatgagtgtaatgaatgtgggaaagcctttagcCAAAAGTCTCACCTCATTGTACATCAGAGAACTCATACTGGggagaaaccttatgaatgtaatgaatgtgaAAAAGCCTTTAATGCAAAGTCACAGCTTGTTATACATCAGCGAtcccacactggagagaaaccctatgaatgtaatgaatgtgggaaaactTTCAAACAAAATGCATCCCTAACCAAACATGTGAAAACTCATTCAAAAGCGAAATCTCACGAGTGA
- the ZFP37 gene encoding zinc finger protein 37 homolog isoform X1 codes for MSVSSGYRILTKPESVDRRRSAGTIKEAGRPLEMAVSEPETSAAKEWKQLDPAQRNVYHDVMLENYSNQASMGYQAPKPDLISKLEKGEAPWLGKGKRPSQGCPSKIARSKQKETDGKVEQDDDQLENNQKSQNKLLREVVVKKKTQTKENGSDCGSLGKKNNLHTKHIPSKKRLLKFESHGKILKQNLDLPDHSRNCVKRKSDAAKEHKKSFNHSLSDTRKGKKQTGKKHEKLSNHSSSDKCNKTGKKHDKLCCHSSSHIKQDKIQTREKHKKSSSLSSSTKHEKPQACMKPYECNQCGKVLSHKQGLIDHQRIHTGEKPYECNECGIAFSQKSHLVVHQRTHTGEKPYECIECGKAHGHKHALTDHLRIHTGEKPYECAECGKTFRHSSNLIQHVRSHTGEKPYECKECGKSFRYNSSLTEHVRTHTGEIPYECNECGKAFKYSSSLTKHMRIHTGEKPFECNECGKAFSKKSHLIIHQRTHTKEKPYKCNECGKAFGHSSSLTYHMRTHTGESPFECNQCGKAFKQIEGLTQHQRVHTGEKPYECNECGKAFSQKSHLIVHQRTHTGEKPYECNECEKAFNAKSQLVIHQRSHTGEKPYECNECGKTFKQNASLTKHVKTHSKAKSHE; via the exons ATGTCGGTCTCCAGCGGCTACCGGATTCTGACAAAGCCAGAGTCCGTGGACCGGAGGAGAAGTGCGGGAACGATCAAAGAGGCCGGGCGACCACTGGAGATGGCTGTGTCCGAGCCCGAGACCAGCGCCGCG AAGGAATGGAAGCAACTGGATCCTGCTCAGAGGAACGTGTATCATgatgtgatgctggagaactaCAGCAACCAAGCCTCAATGG GGTATCAAGCTCCCAAACCAGACTTGATCTCCAAGTTGGAAAAAGGAGAAGCACCATGGTTGGGGAAGGGAAAAAGACCCAGTCAAGGTTGTCCAAGTAAAATAGCAAGATCCAAGCAAAAAGAAACTGATGGAA AAGTCGAGCAAGATGATGACCAGCTTGAAAATAACCAGAAATCTCAAAACAAACTCCTCAGGGAAGTTGTAgtcaaaaagaaaactcaaactaAGGAGAATGGCAGTGACTGTGgttcactggggaaaaaaaataatttgcatacAAAACATATTCCTTCAAAGAAAAGGCTTCTTAAATTTGAGTCACATGGAAAAATTTTGAAACAGAATTTAGATTTACCTGATCACTCAAGAAACTGTGTAAAAAGGAAATCTGATGCAGCTAAAGAACACAAGAAGTCATTCAACCACAGCTTATCTGATACAAGGAAAGGCAAAAAgcaaactggaaagaaacatGAGAAATTATCCAACCATAGCTCATCTGATAAGTGTAACAAAACTGGCAAAAAACATGACAAATTATGCTGTCATAGCTCATCCCATATTAAACAGGACAAAATTCAAACTAGAGAGAAACATAAGAAATCATCCAGCCTTAGCTCATCTACTAAGCATGAAAAACCTCAAGCTTGTatgaaaccctatgaatgtaatcAATGTGGGAAGGTTCTCAGCCATAAACAAGGACTCATTGaccatcagagaattcatactggggagaaaccatatgaatgtaatgaatgtgggatAGCCTTTAGCCAAAAGTCACACCTTGTTgtacatcagagaactcacaccgGAGAAAAACCATATGAATGTATTGAGTGTGGCAAAGCCCATGGTCATAAACATGCACTCACTGACCATctaagaattcatactggagaaaagccCTATGAATGTGCTGAATGTGGGAAAACCTTCAGACACAGCTCAAACCTTATTCAACATGTGAGATCTCACACAGGTGAGAAGCcatatgaatgtaaggaatgtgggaagtcTTTTAGGTATAACTCATCTCTTACCGAACATGTGAGAACACATACAGGTGAAATACCATATGAATGCaatgaatgtggaaaagcctttaaGTATAGCTCATCCCTTACTAAACACATGAGAATTCATACAGGTGAGAAACCCTttgaatgtaatgaatgtgggaaagccttcagcaAGAAGTCACACCTCATTATACATCAAAGAACTCATACTAAGGAGAAACCTTATAAATGTAATGAGTGTGGAAAAGCCTTTGGACATAGCTCATCTCTTACTTACCATATGAGAACTCATACAGGTGAAAGTCCCTTTGAATGTAAtcaatgtgggaaagcctttaaaCAAATTGAAGGCCTTACTCAGCATCAGagagttcatactggagagaaaccgtatgagtgtaatgaatgtgggaaagcctttagcCAAAAGTCTCACCTCATTGTACATCAGAGAACTCATACTGGggagaaaccttatgaatgtaatgaatgtgaAAAAGCCTTTAATGCAAAGTCACAGCTTGTTATACATCAGCGAtcccacactggagagaaaccctatgaatgtaatgaatgtgggaaaactTTCAAACAAAATGCATCCCTAACCAAACATGTGAAAACTCATTCAAAAGCGAAATCTCACGAGTGA